A genome region from Arachidicoccus soli includes the following:
- the argH gene encoding argininosuccinate lyase codes for MKLWQKNITSLKEVETFTVGRDREFDLMLASFDVVGNIAHAEMLATIDLLTNEEKDLLIAELKKIYATIQNGSFKIQDDVEDVHSQVEFLLTEKLGDIGKKIHSARSRNDQVLVDIKLYLRNEIEQTVIAVQEFFNLLIEKSEQYKDILLPGYTHLQIAMPSSFGLWLGAYAESLVDDLNVLKSAYEVVNKNPLGSAAGYGSSFPINRTLTTNLLGFADLNYNVVYAQMGRGKAERITAMGLANIAETLAKLSMDACLYLSQNFSFISFPPQLTTGSSIMPHKKNPDVFELIRGYCNRLKALPNEVMMMTTNLPSGYHRELQLLKEHLFPAFTTLRNCIEMAGLMLSNMQVKEDIVEDDKYKYIFSVEEVNKLVLQGIPFRDAYKQVGLAIEAGNFSYSTKVHHTHEGSLGNLCNDKIVTNMQKTIHSFDFETYHIAIDKLVK; via the coding sequence ATGAAGCTTTGGCAAAAAAACATTACCTCTTTAAAAGAAGTAGAAACATTTACAGTGGGTAGAGATCGTGAATTTGATTTAATGTTGGCCTCTTTTGATGTAGTAGGGAATATAGCTCATGCAGAAATGCTCGCTACTATAGATTTACTGACTAATGAAGAAAAGGATTTATTAATAGCAGAATTGAAAAAAATTTATGCAACGATACAAAATGGGTCCTTCAAGATTCAAGATGATGTGGAAGATGTGCATTCGCAAGTAGAGTTTTTGCTGACAGAAAAATTAGGCGATATTGGAAAAAAAATCCATTCTGCGCGTAGTCGCAATGATCAAGTTTTAGTCGATATAAAATTATATCTGCGCAACGAAATAGAACAAACAGTTATTGCCGTTCAAGAATTTTTCAATTTATTGATTGAAAAAAGCGAACAGTATAAAGATATATTATTGCCGGGTTACACACATTTACAAATAGCCATGCCCTCTTCTTTTGGTTTATGGCTAGGTGCTTATGCTGAAAGCCTAGTAGATGATTTAAACGTACTGAAATCAGCATATGAAGTTGTGAATAAAAACCCTCTAGGCTCCGCTGCAGGCTATGGTTCTTCTTTCCCAATTAATAGAACACTCACTACGAATCTATTAGGTTTTGCAGATTTAAACTACAATGTCGTATATGCACAAATGGGCAGAGGAAAAGCAGAGCGGATTACAGCAATGGGTCTGGCAAATATCGCTGAAACGCTAGCCAAATTATCGATGGATGCTTGTTTGTATTTGTCTCAAAACTTTTCATTTATTTCCTTTCCCCCGCAATTGACCACAGGAAGCAGCATTATGCCGCACAAAAAAAACCCCGATGTTTTTGAATTAATAAGAGGTTACTGCAACCGTCTAAAAGCTCTACCTAATGAAGTTATGATGATGACGACTAATTTACCTTCAGGCTATCATCGGGAGTTGCAATTATTAAAAGAGCATCTTTTTCCTGCATTCACGACCTTAAGAAATTGTATTGAAATGGCCGGTTTGATGCTGAGCAATATGCAAGTAAAAGAAGATATTGTGGAAGATGATAAATACAAATATATTTTTAGTGTTGAGGAGGTGAATAAATTGGTGTTACAAGGTATACCATTCCGTGATGCATATAAACAAGTAGGATTAGCAATAGAAGCAGGTAATTTTAGTTATTCTACCAAAGTACATCATACGCATGAAGGCAGTTTAGGCAATTTATGCAACGATAAAATTGTTACGAATATGCAGAAGACCATTCATAGTTTTGACTTCGAAACATATCATATAGCAATAGATAAGTTGGTAAAATAA
- a CDS encoding toxin-antitoxin system YwqK family antitoxin: MKRLIFILFCVLCFGVKSFTQNIDLDKYEIHLGDTIISKSDFIKNGSLLDSSRLKNLQFMPIADGQKIIYYLNGKVYSQGTIKNGKRNGYWKFWNLNGNEAREGNFVDGKPDGTHKYWYEDGHLRGIGNWKDGVYDGEWNIYNEDGTKTTQVYKNGKLIK, encoded by the coding sequence ATGAAGCGACTAATATTTATCTTATTTTGTGTATTATGTTTTGGTGTAAAGTCATTTACACAAAACATTGATTTAGATAAATATGAAATTCACCTTGGAGATACTATAATATCCAAATCTGATTTTATAAAAAATGGTAGTTTGCTTGATTCATCAAGATTAAAGAATTTACAATTCATGCCAATCGCGGATGGGCAAAAAATTATTTATTATTTGAATGGTAAAGTATATTCACAAGGAACAATAAAGAATGGAAAGAGAAATGGTTATTGGAAATTCTGGAATTTAAACGGGAATGAAGCTCGTGAAGGAAATTTTGTAGATGGCAAGCCCGATGGAACTCATAAATATTGGTATGAGGATGGGCATTTAAGAGGAATAGGAAATTGGAAAGACGGAGTATATGATGGAGAATGGAATATTTACAATGAAGATGGGACAAAGACAACTCAAGTATATAAAAATGGTAAACTGATTAAATAA
- a CDS encoding ABC transporter ATP-binding protein produces the protein MAQLSAVNKYFWKYKYRFSLGILFIVASNYFFVMAPQVANYVVGKLQQALPGVHQANVRKPIIKDALLSAFIDWVDKFAYGKLVLICSVVIILLAIIRGLFMYFMRQTVIVMSRHIEYDQKNEVYNHYQKLDAGFYKTHATGDMMNRMAEDVSRVRMYTGPAIMYLINLSTLIIFALVNMLAQDVQLTLIVISPLPILAVTIYFVNMNIHRRSERVQAMLSDLTTNAQESYSGIRVIKSYVQEKAMLGFFKKNSEEYRKNAVGLAKVEAIYFPSMTLIIGLSTLVTILIGSQVVLHDTSKVGLIVEFVMYINMLTFPVSAIGWVASMIQRASASQKRLNEFLDAEPEVKDKSVTSPANFDGDIEFKNVTFTYPNTGITAIKDFSLQIKKGEKVLILGKTGSGKSTLAQMLLRAYNTDSGKILINGVDIADMPFRELRDNISYVPQDVFLFSDTIASNISFGLKEKAAQDRIEGAARFASIHNEIETLENGYDTLVGERGVTLSGGQKQRVSIARALIKKPQLLIFDDCLSAVDTKTENEIITHLNQYLSNKTAIIITHRIFTVFNFSQIIVLEDGKILEHGSHEQLLGSGGYYAKLYKKQVLDNYN, from the coding sequence ATGGCGCAGTTATCCGCAGTAAATAAATATTTCTGGAAATATAAATACCGTTTTTCTTTAGGCATCTTATTTATTGTGGCATCCAACTATTTTTTCGTAATGGCACCTCAAGTGGCTAATTATGTGGTGGGAAAGCTACAGCAAGCCTTGCCTGGTGTACACCAAGCAAATGTTCGCAAACCTATTATCAAAGATGCATTACTCTCTGCATTTATTGATTGGGTTGATAAATTTGCGTATGGCAAATTAGTCTTGATTTGTAGCGTAGTTATCATTTTGCTCGCCATTATTCGAGGCCTGTTCATGTATTTCATGAGGCAAACTGTTATTGTAATGAGCCGACACATAGAATATGATCAGAAGAATGAAGTATACAATCATTATCAAAAATTAGATGCAGGATTCTACAAAACACATGCAACAGGAGATATGATGAATAGAATGGCCGAAGACGTAAGTCGTGTGCGCATGTACACCGGCCCAGCTATTATGTATTTGATTAACCTTTCTACGCTTATTATTTTCGCGTTGGTAAATATGTTGGCGCAGGACGTACAACTGACTTTAATCGTAATATCTCCATTACCCATTTTAGCAGTTACTATTTATTTCGTCAATATGAATATTCATCGACGTAGTGAGCGTGTGCAAGCTATGCTTTCAGACCTTACTACGAATGCGCAAGAATCTTATTCTGGAATCCGTGTGATAAAATCATATGTACAAGAAAAGGCGATGCTTGGGTTCTTCAAAAAAAACAGCGAAGAGTATAGGAAAAATGCAGTTGGACTGGCCAAAGTAGAAGCAATTTATTTCCCCAGCATGACACTGATTATTGGCTTGAGCACTTTGGTTACGATATTGATTGGTAGTCAAGTAGTGTTGCATGATACTTCTAAAGTTGGATTGATTGTTGAATTTGTAATGTATATTAATATGCTTACATTTCCAGTAAGTGCTATTGGATGGGTTGCAAGCATGATCCAGCGTGCATCGGCATCGCAGAAAAGATTGAATGAGTTTTTGGATGCAGAACCTGAAGTAAAAGACAAAAGCGTAACTTCACCTGCTAATTTCGATGGTGATATTGAATTTAAGAATGTAACTTTTACATATCCAAATACTGGCATTACGGCTATCAAAGATTTTTCTTTACAAATTAAGAAAGGAGAGAAGGTTTTAATATTGGGGAAAACTGGTAGTGGAAAATCTACTTTGGCACAAATGTTATTACGTGCATATAATACAGATAGTGGCAAGATTTTGATTAATGGAGTTGATATCGCTGATATGCCTTTTAGAGAACTGCGAGATAATATTAGTTATGTTCCGCAAGATGTATTCCTATTCAGTGATACAATTGCGTCGAATATTAGTTTTGGATTAAAAGAAAAAGCGGCACAAGATAGAATAGAGGGGGCGGCTCGTTTTGCCAGCATACATAATGAAATTGAGACATTAGAGAATGGTTACGATACGTTGGTGGGTGAACGAGGTGTAACGTTAAGCGGTGGTCAAAAACAACGTGTATCCATTGCAAGAGCATTAATCAAAAAGCCTCAATTACTAATCTTTGATGATTGCCTTAGCGCTGTTGATACCAAAACAGAAAACGAAATTATTACACATCTAAATCAATATTTAAGCAATAAAACGGCTATCATTATTACACATCGGATTTTTACGGTTTTTAATTTTTCCCAAATCATTGTTTTAGAAGATGGGAAAATATTAGAACATGGCAGTCACGAACAATTGTTAGGGTCTGGCGGCTATTACGCTAAATTGTATAAAAAGCAGGTTTTGGATAATTACAATTAA
- a CDS encoding inorganic diphosphatase, with translation MQISTNVLHPWHGVETGKNAPEFVNAIIEIPQGSRSKYEIDKASGLLKLDRVIYSSFHYPANYGFIPQTYGDDKDPLDILIISSMSIQPLCIVETKVIGVMQMLDGGEGDDKIIAVAANDPGINYYENIEELPKHFFSELRHFFEQYKMLENKTVKVNDFGDKAQAIEIIKRSMTAYKELVNS, from the coding sequence ATGCAAATTAGTACAAATGTACTGCATCCATGGCACGGCGTAGAAACGGGTAAAAATGCACCAGAATTTGTAAATGCTATTATTGAAATTCCACAAGGATCTCGTTCAAAGTATGAAATAGATAAAGCCAGCGGGTTGCTAAAATTAGATAGAGTGATTTACTCATCTTTCCATTATCCTGCTAATTATGGTTTTATCCCGCAAACTTACGGTGATGATAAAGATCCGCTTGATATTTTGATTATCTCAAGCATGAGTATTCAGCCATTATGTATTGTAGAGACCAAGGTGATTGGGGTAATGCAAATGTTAGATGGAGGAGAAGGCGATGATAAAATAATTGCCGTAGCTGCCAACGACCCGGGTATCAACTATTACGAGAATATTGAAGAATTACCGAAACATTTCTTTAGTGAATTGCGCCACTTCTTTGAACAATATAAAATGTTGGAGAATAAAACCGTTAAAGTAAATGACTTCGGAGATAAAGCTCAAGCAATAGAAATTATCAAAAGATCGATGACGGCTTATAAAGAATTAGTCAATTCTTAA
- the argB gene encoding acetylglutamate kinase, producing MKSSLFIIKIGGNVIDNEETLSSFLENFSEIDGKKILVHGGGKIATKIGEQLGLKPNYINGRRITDDHTIDLVTMVYGGLVNKKIVAQLQQKNCNAIGLTGADANIIPAKKRPVKDIDFGWVGDINIEELKINSLELLLSADIVPVFAALTHDGEGHILNTNADTIASALSVALSKLYDVRLMYCFEKKGVLENVDDENSVIRLINKEKYQHLLQENKLFEGIIPKIENAFDAINAGVKDVLIGDAKDLLQNITSKTEGTLIK from the coding sequence TTGAAATCTTCTTTATTTATTATAAAAATTGGCGGCAACGTAATCGATAATGAAGAAACCCTTTCTTCTTTTTTAGAGAACTTCTCTGAAATTGATGGGAAGAAAATCCTCGTGCACGGCGGTGGGAAAATCGCCACTAAAATTGGTGAGCAACTTGGTCTAAAGCCTAACTATATTAATGGTCGCAGAATCACAGATGACCATACTATTGATCTAGTAACAATGGTATACGGCGGATTAGTCAATAAAAAAATAGTAGCACAGTTGCAGCAGAAAAATTGTAATGCGATTGGTTTAACCGGAGCTGATGCCAATATTATTCCTGCCAAAAAGCGCCCTGTAAAAGATATTGATTTTGGATGGGTCGGCGATATAAATATTGAAGAATTAAAAATTAATAGTTTAGAATTATTACTGAGCGCCGATATTGTTCCTGTATTTGCAGCGCTTACACATGATGGGGAAGGCCATATTCTCAATACCAATGCTGATACTATTGCTTCTGCCTTGTCCGTTGCATTGTCGAAGTTATATGATGTACGTTTGATGTATTGTTTTGAAAAGAAAGGTGTATTGGAAAATGTAGATGATGAGAATTCTGTCATTCGTTTAATTAACAAAGAAAAATACCAACACCTTTTGCAAGAAAATAAATTATTTGAAGGCATTATTCCAAAAATAGAGAATGCTTTTGATGCCATTAATGCAGGAGTAAAAGACGTATTGATTGGCGATGCCAAAGACTTGCTACAAAATATAACAAGTAAAACAGAAGGAACACTGATAAAGTAA
- a CDS encoding DEAD/DEAH box helicase — MALPYFIKYIYSNGTEEVIRRGKKIFNSSNIEIIHHDELAESITFRVKDDMYASWYKVQVSHYKNQEEIALRCTCPYNISDICKHESAVLFELQQMQDRNLLKGAEAYYDQQHTVLRMKRIELHLIRSLCATDSFKEAEDFLRSGNTATILEAANEKVIAEISINKATYTVVIQKNKEKNFDTSCNCNSEENHPICLHKAITLLQLLNNSGADYFDSIRNWEREKNQLLGLYGFSLEDDLKDKFEFTYKEGKPFLRVLDPSIKRVANPNTYNPQTIAAKTPYKEEVDLLDNHTFKQKVGIVLQEDNSQYPYLSFVPIQAEPNEDKTAFVGPLETIDLNKFVNVEKIDSEDRLLLQQLRKLIPAEVSRYLNRNSPFSGLWENIVQQHDESLTEDTRKLIIEYLHPKYKKLFQSTSNNYFTYYLPKGKSLQSSNIQLANYSINYISPSFEVQQNGDGYEIICIVSTLLGEKRLNENELSNTLIYQVENQFYLWQTAEEALLVEKFMPDGALFFKESKWQETLHDFVLPLSKNYQVNFSNIEQEEIDNIQPEISIHLAEKGDYLILEPVYTYLNQQITEQDNDRIIIPQGGKLMIVHRNKDAENTFFQKLKNLHSNFAIINKQSLALKGNDVLKNNWFFLFVDAAREMKVPVYGFELLKKYRFNTSKPTTIINLSSHTDWFDAKVNIDFGGQKVTVTEIKKALQNKQQFVTLSDGTLGVLPEEWLQKYSLLFQIGETNNQSLKLSKYHFNIVDELYAQRDEGELIFQLEEKYEKIKEQHSIGEVPPPEHLQPILRPYQLSGFQWLNYLNDISWGGILADDMGLGKTIQALSFLFHLKQKTEKFKALVVCPTSLLYNWENEIKKFTPGITYFIHHGASRNNNTIKDENIDIIITTYGTLRSDIKSFTEINFSYVVLDESQAIKNPMSKIAKAVNLLNAGNRLCLSGTPLQNNTFDIYAQMNFLNPGLLGSIDWFKQQFAIPIDKFGEQQQKEHLRKMLFPFILRRTKEQVAKDLPEKTEQVLYCEMGAQQRKIYDAYRNDVRDKILGLIEQQGMQRSQLSILQGLMKLRQICDSPAIIKEEDYPNHSIKIHELGSELEDNLSNHKALIFSQFLGMLGLIKTKLEELGIKYEYFDGGTSVKDREKAIQNFQNDEECRVFLISLKAGGVGLNLTAADYVYIVDPWWNPAVEQQAIDRTHRIGQTKNIFAYRMICKDTVEDKILLLQEKKRALANELIADESGFVKNLSKADIEYLFS, encoded by the coding sequence TTGGCGCTACCTTACTTTATTAAATATATATACAGCAACGGCACTGAAGAGGTTATTAGAAGAGGAAAGAAAATTTTCAACTCTAGCAATATCGAGATTATTCATCATGATGAACTTGCTGAAAGTATTACTTTTCGTGTAAAAGACGATATGTATGCCAGTTGGTATAAGGTTCAGGTAAGTCATTACAAAAACCAAGAAGAAATTGCTCTTAGATGTACTTGCCCATACAATATCAGTGATATCTGTAAGCATGAAAGTGCTGTCTTGTTTGAATTACAGCAAATGCAAGATAGAAATTTACTAAAAGGTGCCGAGGCATATTATGATCAGCAACATACTGTTTTAAGAATGAAGCGTATTGAGCTTCATTTAATTCGCTCATTATGTGCGACAGATAGTTTTAAAGAAGCAGAAGATTTTTTGAGAAGTGGAAATACTGCCACTATTTTAGAGGCTGCCAACGAAAAAGTAATTGCAGAGATATCTATCAATAAAGCTACTTACACTGTAGTTATACAGAAAAATAAGGAGAAGAACTTTGATACAAGTTGTAATTGTAATAGCGAAGAAAATCATCCTATTTGCCTACATAAAGCCATTACACTTTTACAATTATTGAATAATTCGGGAGCTGATTACTTTGATAGCATTCGTAATTGGGAACGTGAAAAAAATCAGTTATTAGGCCTTTATGGTTTTTCTTTAGAAGATGATTTAAAAGATAAATTTGAATTTACTTATAAGGAAGGTAAACCTTTTCTGCGTGTTTTAGATCCTTCTATTAAGCGTGTTGCTAATCCGAATACATATAACCCTCAAACCATAGCAGCAAAAACTCCCTATAAAGAGGAAGTAGATTTATTGGATAATCATACTTTTAAACAAAAAGTTGGAATTGTATTACAGGAAGATAATAGTCAATATCCGTATTTAAGTTTTGTGCCAATACAAGCAGAGCCCAATGAAGATAAAACTGCATTTGTCGGCCCTTTAGAAACGATAGACCTAAATAAGTTTGTCAATGTTGAGAAAATTGATAGCGAAGACAGGTTGTTGTTGCAACAGTTGCGAAAGCTCATACCTGCTGAAGTTTCTAGATATTTAAACAGAAACTCTCCGTTTAGTGGACTATGGGAAAATATTGTACAGCAACACGATGAATCGCTTACAGAAGATACACGGAAATTAATTATTGAATATCTGCATCCAAAATATAAAAAGCTCTTTCAGTCTACTTCAAATAATTATTTTACTTATTATTTGCCCAAAGGCAAGAGTTTGCAATCTTCCAATATTCAGTTAGCTAATTATTCTATTAATTATATTTCGCCTTCTTTTGAGGTACAACAAAATGGGGATGGTTATGAAATAATTTGTATAGTCAGTACACTCTTAGGAGAAAAGAGATTGAATGAAAATGAATTGAGTAATACACTCATTTATCAGGTAGAAAATCAATTTTATTTATGGCAAACCGCAGAAGAAGCTTTATTGGTAGAGAAATTTATGCCGGATGGCGCTCTCTTTTTTAAAGAAAGCAAATGGCAAGAAACTTTACATGATTTTGTATTACCCCTGTCTAAAAACTATCAAGTAAACTTCTCCAATATTGAACAAGAAGAAATTGATAATATACAGCCTGAAATAAGTATTCATCTTGCTGAAAAGGGTGACTATCTTATACTAGAGCCCGTATACACTTACCTGAATCAACAAATTACAGAACAGGATAATGACCGCATTATTATTCCGCAAGGCGGAAAGTTAATGATTGTTCATCGCAATAAAGATGCAGAAAATACGTTCTTTCAAAAGTTGAAGAATCTGCACTCAAACTTTGCAATTATCAACAAACAATCGCTTGCACTTAAAGGGAATGATGTATTAAAAAACAATTGGTTCTTTTTATTCGTTGACGCGGCACGTGAGATGAAAGTGCCGGTATATGGTTTTGAACTATTAAAGAAATATAGATTTAATACATCGAAGCCTACCACAATTATTAACCTTAGCAGTCATACGGATTGGTTTGATGCTAAAGTAAATATTGATTTTGGCGGACAAAAAGTAACAGTCACTGAGATAAAAAAAGCATTACAAAATAAACAACAATTTGTAACGCTAAGTGATGGTACCTTAGGTGTATTGCCGGAAGAATGGCTGCAAAAATATTCATTACTTTTTCAGATTGGTGAAACCAATAACCAATCCTTAAAGCTGAGTAAATATCATTTTAATATTGTTGACGAACTCTATGCTCAAAGAGATGAAGGCGAACTGATTTTTCAGCTAGAAGAAAAATATGAAAAAATAAAGGAGCAGCACTCCATTGGCGAAGTACCACCTCCGGAACATCTGCAACCTATTTTGCGACCATATCAGCTTTCAGGATTTCAATGGCTCAATTATTTAAATGATATTTCCTGGGGTGGTATTTTAGCAGATGATATGGGTTTGGGTAAAACCATACAAGCACTTTCATTTTTATTTCATTTAAAGCAGAAGACGGAAAAATTTAAAGCCTTGGTTGTATGCCCTACCTCACTTTTATATAACTGGGAAAATGAAATAAAGAAGTTTACACCTGGAATCACTTACTTTATACATCATGGCGCTTCACGCAACAACAATACTATTAAAGATGAAAATATAGATATCATCATTACGACTTATGGTACTTTGCGTAGTGATATTAAAAGCTTTACTGAAATTAATTTTTCCTATGTTGTTTTGGATGAAAGCCAAGCGATAAAGAACCCAATGAGTAAGATTGCTAAAGCTGTAAACTTGCTGAACGCTGGCAATCGCCTGTGTTTGAGCGGTACACCTTTGCAAAACAATACATTCGATATTTATGCGCAAATGAATTTCTTAAATCCCGGATTGCTGGGAAGTATTGATTGGTTTAAACAACAATTTGCCATTCCTATTGATAAATTTGGTGAGCAACAGCAAAAAGAGCATCTGCGCAAAATGCTTTTCCCTTTCATCTTAAGAAGGACAAAAGAGCAAGTCGCAAAAGATCTTCCAGAAAAAACTGAGCAAGTTCTGTATTGCGAGATGGGTGCACAGCAAAGAAAGATTTATGATGCTTATCGCAACGATGTGCGTGATAAAATTTTGGGCTTGATCGAGCAACAAGGTATGCAACGTTCGCAATTATCTATATTACAAGGATTAATGAAACTTCGTCAGATATGCGACAGCCCTGCAATTATTAAAGAAGAAGATTATCCGAACCATTCGATAAAAATACATGAGCTGGGGAGTGAGTTAGAGGATAATCTGAGTAATCATAAAGCACTTATTTTCTCTCAATTCTTGGGGATGCTCGGTCTTATAAAAACAAAATTAGAAGAACTGGGGATTAAATATGAATATTTTGATGGAGGAACTTCAGTAAAGGATAGGGAAAAAGCTATTCAGAATTTTCAAAATGATGAGGAGTGTCGCGTGTTCCTCATTTCATTGAAAGCTGGCGGGGTAGGGCTCAATCTTACTGCGGCAGATTATGTGTACATCGTAGATCCTTGGTGGAATCCGGCTGTGGAGCAACAAGCAATTGACCGCACACATCGTATTGGACAGACCAAAAATATCTTCGCTTATCGTATGATTTGCAAAGACACAGTAGAAGATAAAATATTGTTGTTGCAAGAAAAGAAACGTGCACTTGCAAATGAGCTTATCGCTGATGAAAGTGGTTTTGTGAAAAATCTTTCAAAAGCAGATATCGAATATTTATTCAGTTAG
- a CDS encoding gluconokinase, whose translation MKGKCVIVMGVSGCGKSTIAKAIAKDMNATFLEGDDFHSQSNIDKMKAGIPLTDEDRRGWLESIHAKIESFTENGSDCVVSCSALKHKYRDVLRENLEHILFVYLKGSFELIHSWMEKRKHHFMPPELLKSQFDTLEEPNADEKDVITAEINKDIDDEMLNILQQLKERNFFS comes from the coding sequence ATGAAAGGGAAATGTGTAATTGTAATGGGTGTATCTGGCTGTGGAAAATCCACTATTGCCAAAGCGATAGCCAAAGATATGAATGCCACCTTTTTGGAAGGAGATGATTTTCATTCGCAAAGTAATATAGATAAAATGAAAGCGGGCATTCCGCTTACGGATGAAGATAGGCGGGGATGGCTGGAAAGTATTCATGCAAAAATAGAATCATTCACTGAAAATGGAAGTGATTGTGTAGTGTCTTGCTCTGCGTTAAAACATAAGTATAGAGATGTTTTGCGGGAAAACTTAGAGCATATTTTATTTGTATATTTAAAGGGGTCTTTCGAATTAATACATAGCTGGATGGAAAAGCGGAAACATCATTTTATGCCACCTGAGCTTCTAAAGAGTCAATTCGATACTTTAGAAGAGCCAAATGCAGATGAAAAAGATGTAATCACCGCTGAGATAAATAAAGATATTGATGATGAAATGCTCAATATTTTGCAACAATTAAAGGAAAGAAATTTTTTTTCTTAG
- a CDS encoding M20 family metallo-hydrolase: MEHLFIDAITLLKQLIATPSFSKEEDKTATIIEQFLLDKNIPAQRYLNNVWALNKYFDSSKPTVVLNSHHDTVKPNPKYTKDPFTPIEENGKLYGLGSNDAGGCLVSLIATFVHFYNKENLSFNVVMAATAEEEITGKNGIEALLIYDKFLESLLNPDFKNNKDKWFAVVGEPTKMQLAIAEKGLMVLDVVANGRAGHAARNEGDNALYKAMQDIAWFSTYKYPKVSEWLGEVKQTVTVIETENKAHNVVPATCNFVVDLRLPDCYTHEEVMDIIRKNIQSDFKERSIRLRSSRIEVEHPLVQAGIKLGNKPYGSPTCSDKALMPFPALKCGPGDSARSHTADEFIIVNEIKDGIETYVKMLERMGKDF, encoded by the coding sequence ATGGAACACTTATTCATAGATGCGATTACGTTATTAAAACAATTAATTGCTACGCCTTCTTTCTCAAAAGAAGAAGATAAAACAGCTACTATTATAGAACAGTTTTTGCTTGATAAAAATATTCCTGCTCAACGCTATTTAAATAATGTTTGGGCATTAAACAAATATTTCGATTCGTCAAAACCTACAGTAGTATTGAATTCACATCATGATACGGTAAAGCCCAATCCCAAATACACCAAAGACCCTTTTACGCCCATCGAAGAAAATGGAAAACTCTATGGTCTCGGCAGCAATGATGCTGGCGGATGTTTGGTTTCTTTAATCGCGACTTTCGTTCATTTTTACAATAAAGAAAATCTTTCATTTAATGTAGTCATGGCAGCTACTGCCGAAGAAGAAATTACCGGTAAAAATGGTATTGAAGCATTGCTTATTTATGATAAATTTTTAGAAAGTTTACTGAATCCCGATTTTAAAAATAATAAAGATAAATGGTTTGCAGTTGTGGGCGAGCCCACCAAAATGCAATTAGCTATTGCCGAAAAAGGATTGATGGTTTTAGATGTGGTAGCAAATGGCAGAGCCGGTCATGCAGCGCGCAACGAGGGCGATAATGCCTTATATAAAGCGATGCAAGATATTGCCTGGTTTAGTACTTATAAATACCCAAAAGTCTCGGAATGGCTGGGCGAAGTAAAGCAAACAGTTACGGTAATAGAAACCGAAAATAAGGCCCACAATGTAGTGCCGGCCACTTGCAATTTTGTTGTGGATTTGCGATTACCCGATTGTTATACGCACGAAGAGGTGATGGATATTATCCGTAAAAACATTCAAAGCGACTTTAAAGAAAGAAGTATTCGTCTTCGCTCTTCCAGAATTGAAGTAGAGCATCCATTAGTTCAAGCTGGAATAAAGTTGGGAAATAAACCTTATGGCTCACCTACTTGTTCTGATAAGGCTTTAATGCCTTTTCCAGCTTTAAAATGTGGCCCGGGCGACAGTGCACGCAGCCATACAGCAGACGAATTTATTATCGTTAATGAAATAAAGGATGGTATAGAAACATACGTTAAGATGTTGGAAAGAATGGGAAAAGATTTTTAA